The Sebastes umbrosus isolate fSebUmb1 chromosome 1, fSebUmb1.pri, whole genome shotgun sequence genome includes the window catttaaatttagttttccatacgtaattttgaatattcatacatatcctttgatgtattacagtgatgtcatcgtcctttgatgtgatgtgatcgtcctttgatgtgatgtgatcgtcctttgatgtgatgtcatcgtcctttgatgagatgtcatcgtcctttgatgtgatgtgatcgtcctttgatgtgatgtgatcgtcctttgatgttgtcacacattctggaacattaggctagtttgggtaGACACTTGAAGCGTGCTGcaacaatacactcacagttgacaatctctgctcagttggatatttgtaacatacatatttttttcttcaaaataatgcttcttttcaagaatatggctggtattaatctgtattttcttttactttaaaaactaattattgtcataaaatacttgatcattgtatctccaatgtcaggtaaatatgagttggatgcaactcaCATTggtcaacacacagcttcacaatgtacaccagacactgctgcacagcaacactgccacttttctggacatttaaatttagttttccacaCGTCATtctgaatattcatacatatccttttatgtattacagtgatgtcatcgtcctttgatgtgatgtcatcgtcctttgatgtgatgtcatcgtcctttgatgagatgtcatcgtcctttgatgagatgtcatcgtcctttgatgtgatgtgatcgtcctttgatgttgtcacacattctggaacattaggctagtttgggtaGACACCTGAAGCCTGctgctacaatacactcacagttgacaatctctactcagttggatatttgtaacatacatatttttttcttcaaaataatgcttcttttcaagaatatggctggtattaatctgtatttgtttttaactttaaaaaaaaattattatcataacatacttgatcattgtatctcccatgccaggtaaatatgatTTGGATGCAACttgcattgctcaacacacagcttcacaacgtacaccagacactgctgcataGCAACACTGcgacttttctggacatttaaatttagttttccatacatcattttgaatattcatacataacctTTTATGTATTACGGTGATGttatcgtcctttgatgtgatgtcatcgtccattgatgtgatgtcatcgtccattgatgttgtcacacattctggaacattaggctagtttgggtaGACACTTCAAGCGTGctgctacaatacactcacagttgacaatctctactcagttggatatttgtaacatacatatttttttcttcaaaataatgcttcttttcaagaatatggttggtattaatctgtatttttttttacttaaaaaaaaatgattatcaaaacatacttgatcattgtatctcccatgccaggtaaatatgagttggatgcaattcgcattgctcaacacacagcttcacaatgtACACCATCCcaagtatacaaaaaaatatcatgtaaagaaaatattaataaatgaacTATACAAATTGAAAACATCTAGTCATTTCCCTTGTACTAAATGTCATTCTGTCgcttatttttattcattatatgtttttattttaatttaatttcatgttatttcatttgatctcttttctgtctttattctcatgTTGTCATATATTGATGATTAATAAGTTACGATGTAAAAACCTAATTTTCTAGTTCCATGTAAAGTGTATTGTTGAAAGAAtccaattaaaacaaaaacaatagatCCTGTTCTACATACTCCGGTACGATAGGAGGCAGTATGCACCGAAGTTATTGCAAAAAAacgcaaagaagaagaaaaaataccGAAATGCTTTTTAGGAAATTGAGTTTTATTTGAATGTACAGACTGTTAACGGAAAGGGTCTAACGAGTCACCGTGTACTTCATTTCCCACAATTCCTATATCCATACTTCCTGTCTGTTAGATTACAGGCAGCTTCCGGTAGCATCACACAGCTGTTAGTGAGCTCCAGAGGTGGAAAATAGCGACAAACGACGACTTTTACCGACTTATTAGACGCATCTACGATTGTTGGTCACTTTATTGATTTACTAACGTTGATAATAATGAAGCCAGAGTGGCGCTTGGCGCTTTGTTTGGCCTCGTATGTAGGCTAAACTGTGTTATATCGAGCTAACATTAACACGACTGGTTAACAAGGACTCGTGTTGTTTACATCTTTCCCCCACCATGTATACTCTGTTATCTGGGTTGTATAAGTACATGTTCCAGAAGGACGAGTACTGTGTTCTCATCCTGGGACTGGACAACGCCGGCAAAACGGTGAGTTACATTATAATGTGGATTTATTACAACAGGGTTCATCCACACTGACAGTAGACAGTAGCATCGGTGGTGTTATTGTCTGTCTTGTTCTGCTTTCATCCCGATGAGGCTTTGTCGTCTGTCAGtctttctttaaaggtcccatatcatgctcatcttcaggttcatacttgtattttctgtttctactagaacatgtttacatgctgtaatgttaaaaaaaaaactttatttaactcatactgtctgtctgaatatacctgtaaatgcgctaaaatggagtgtttcagacagagggtctgtctgaaacgctccgttttagcgcattttgacggaatggcaacagaattgtgttgctaggcaacagtttgggtccatatttacttcctgtcagctgatgttatttacatccactgcaacaggaaataaaccgggacacatttagaaagtttacgtttaaaactgtgagatggtctaaatattgtagatttgtgacatcacaaatagacagaaatcctgacggcttgtttcaaaagctcagtttctgaatacgggctgtgtacatttctctgtggattaagcgttttgatactttcacagtatttatatagaacttaaacctgctttataatataaaatacctgaaaatgtcactttttacaatatgggatctttaataTCCTCAAACTGTACAGTGGATTTACTTCACATTTCATATCTTTATAGACAGTGTCGTCCTGAACTGGATTACAGTGGGattttcagcaaacatcctAAGGAAAAGCTTTCATGAGAATTTCACCAATATTGTACATTagaattcatattttatttgaattaatattcaaattttatatattttgacatCCCAAAATGGGGGATTCTCATAACCGTAATATCGTTTGAAATGTGAGAATTCATTGCTGTTTCAGTGAGAATCACTTATGTCCTTTTTTGGCCATTCCCAGCACCGGTACCATCATTGCATGAATTGCCCTGGTCACCTACTGATGAATGTGTATATATGCCATGTCAGCCTACTGAATATAAATGTGTCTAGTTGTCTGTTAATTTCACTGTCGTCTCTCTTCGCAGACCTTTCTGGAACAAACCAAAACCAAGTTCAGTAAGAACTATAAGGGAATGAATTTATCAAAGATCACAACCACGGTGGGCCTGAACAGTAAGTGGATGTTCCAGTATTTAGTCTCCAGTTGTGCTCGTCCATGAAGAGTAATTGGCTTGTTACTCCAAACAGTGACTACCTTGGTTGGATCACTTTTCTGTTCCACCTTTACAGTTGATAATGTGCTCCTCTCTTCTCAAATCAAAGTAGCAGGGGGCCATTTGAGCACCTGGTCAGCTGAGTGCGCAAATGACCTTTCTGGGGCCAAAGTCAATTGAATTGTGATACTTAAAGGGGGTTATTTTCAATGGCTAACTGCACTGATTCATTCACATTTGCTACAATAGTCATGACTAGGGAACATCACCATATTATTGCGTAGCTGCTTCCTGAACAACTTAACTCAATCCAGCTCTTTTTCATTCCACTTCACCTCTTCACTCTGTGATCACCTGATACTGCTCGTCTTACAATTTACAGCGGGTGCTCgattcctcctgctgctctacAGTATAACATTTCTTATTAATGTCTCACTTTCCTTCACAGTTGGTACAATCGATGTGGGCAAGGCTCGTCTAATGTTCTGGGATCTGGGGGGTCAGGACGAGCTCCAGTCTCTGTGGGACAAAGTGAGTTAAGAATTAAACCTCCTCATGTCTGGGCTGAAGACTCTCTGTATGTCTTCACCAGAGTGGAAGAATGTACTCTTAAGACAGAATTGctttattatgcaaatatgtgcATGTATTTTTAAACACCCTGTTCTACCTTTTTACAGTATAACCGCGCAAACCCCGATCACACCGAAGGCATTATGTCCAGCAATCAGTTTTTTGTCAAAAAGAAAACTAGAAATATGTTGAAACTCAGATGACTTTCCTACGACGTAtcaatgaatatgaatattgtcGTTTACATGCAGCCTGCATACTCGGATTGAATTTGGCTGTGTTTGACGGGTTGATACCCTAAAATGTCGTTTATCAcgtcaaaatatgaaaaaaaaaaaaaaaaatggtacagCTGAAGCCGCTTGTGTCATTTTGcgtctttgcatcaaaataggatttttaaaaaagttttccACCGGTAGCGGACTTCTTGGACTGTGCGAACACAgcttccctctttcattccttcaaccgcctttcttgaaaaggtcggcgtttGGATATACTTattccaagtctttcataatgtttataaGGAAGTGTGTTTCTCCCTCCGagcagaaatgtgggcttttcttttggccATGCATCTCTGTAGACTGTCGGCTAGtcggtttgtgtacaacgcgcAGAGCTGACCGTATACACCGACTGGCTGTACTGCAAGCTGAACGCTACTAAAACCAGAATAATATCTGCACATCCCTCATGTCTGAATCTCAAAATGCTCCATCCGGAATAAAGCCCAACTCAGGATATCCAAAAAGAATATGCTATATCAAATATCAAATTTGGAATTCGCCTTGGTTATTTGAGCCCAGGAGCCTGCTCTAATATGTATtcttcatgttttatatttagtaCTACGCTGAGTCCCATGGAGTCATCTATGTGATCGATTCAACTGATGAAGAGCGCCTGTCAGAATCAAAGGAGGCCTTCGGTGAGTGACATTCCTCTGTTATTTTCCAGACTAGTGCGGCGCCCGTTGAAAACATGCCCGTTCAGAACGGCCTGATTTCTCGGCCTGTGGTGCTGCTTCTCGCAGCTTTCTCTAGAACCGCTCATACATCATACACCCAAGCCGCAcgtgtggtttgtttacaaataaCAGTGAGAGAAAAAGTGGGCGGTGTGGGAGTCAACACTTGACGTGGTAACATGAAATGCTGTATTGTGTGTTATGTTTGCTAATTGATGAATCAataatgtgtctgtctgtcttctccaGAGAAAATGATCAGCAGCGAGACGTTAGAAGGCGTCCCGCTCCTCGTGCTGGCCAACAAGCAGGATGTACCGGTACTGTGTGATCTTTTTTAACTTCCTAGAGAGACCATGTTCAGGTTAATGCAGATTTCTTTCTCTATGTTTTGACCCTGCATCCACACTAAGCCAGCCGTTTTATTCATAACTTATTTGAGTCATATATcaagaaaaaaatgccaaacatgcTCTGGTTCCAGCCTCTCAGTTGTTGTATATCATTGTTAATTTAAGTTGGGGCTCGATCTGAGTTAGGGATGTCaggagaaccgatacttcggtaccaagtcgatgccaaaattcgaaaaacgtgacggtactcgttttctacCGTACCGAAGGTACTGTACGATGCTTGAAGGGGCCAAAATTAACACCCGCCAAGCGCCAAATgcggctgcttctgtcctctgctctctctgtcggagtttgacacatacacacacacacacacaaacacacacacacacacacacacacacaacagcgccatGCAGCAGCGAGATCCAAAGATGCAGAGATCCTTTATGttcgagaagaggattcactcgtgggggaaaaaaactgaactgaactgaataaactgaatttctattttttgttgcttattgctaaatctctgaaaagtggtgttttcttttgtttttttgattgaactctggactctttatttcCGGTGAATtttattgggacttgcatttgatttcttacacttaactccccagatccactttgtttgaaccaatccaacagcatccaatcaagtttcaggagaaaaccatgaagaactgacgttacgttactgagcaccagttggatccagtCACTCTTCTGTTCAAATGACGTTACATTTGATGAAGAGTGCATATGGCTTGTTTAGGGCTCGAgacctgagttgggacttgagtctcagacttgagacttacttgtgacttgcaaaacaatgacttggtcccacctctggtagcctttaccaagtgaaatgtcaccatgtcagtgaatttaaactactgcttgcaatctgaggatatatatagacacatgtacacattacaaaggatttattgtttttatttttattttttttactgtggtatcgaatttggtaccgagaatcgtggaaattcactggtattggtatcgactactagatttctggtatcgtgacatccctagtctgaGTCACCCTTAgtaagattaaaaacaaaaactgtattaGAGATAATGATTGGCATGGCCTTGTggtttttaacagttttgtcTTTGCAGCCTTCAGTCATGTCTTGTTTCTGCTCTGTTCTCAGGACTGTTTGTCAGTGTCGGACATTAAAACAGCCTTCAGCGACTCTGCCCCCAAGATCGGCAAGAGAGATTGTTTAGTCCAGCCTTGTACTGCCCTGACAGGGTAAGACTGCTACTGTGTTGAATGAACTTTCCCCTCCCTCAGTTCTACTTCCATATGCTACGTCTGTTCACAACTAACATTACTATGTAAGTCACATTACACTGGTGGCAAAATCTTCACAGACATATTTTTTGTAGGCACAACCCAGAAGTTAGAGTTCACACAGGTCCCCTCGACAAATTGGGATTGTTCCACTGGATTTAgcattattgcagaaaataagctctgtggcaaacagatatttatgatacttacatgttttgtcaatcaaagggactgtttgtaacttcttacacgtataaatcattgctggtcagtgtcccatgcgcgctcgcgtgtggctacgctgttcagactcagactccaacacaaactacacggaagcaccaaaaccgcaaagttctatctagtgaagcccgtcttgcaaaacagtgttggccacggtcagaggacgcgggggagaccatggctttggtctccagggccgaagtctctgctgtactctgctcctctacctgcctgccttcactcacacaccgcgctcgttctcgctctttcgctccacctctcatgtgcatgcgcgcacactacacactgcagaagagttagtttagctctgagaatatctagtgaatgtacagtggatgtttgtgcagaaataactgctgcagctcctccagaccaacagaggtttcccgtgtcttgtgaagtaacggggctccgcagagagtaatgttatcgtctccgacaaaagctccggtgtctcccctgttccctccggccgcggtcgagaggctgaggcaggaaaagcgaaaactaggatcagcattgattcatggagagaccttcgtctggtcagctaacattactgccaagcagctgaaatatagagtgatattgtgcttttagttgacgtgtgtcgtctcactATTTTGAGCGATCATGTCTATGCAgggcgagcacaagcacgagcaacaggacgctgactttcgttgacttaacggccacaggtgtcgctgttaacaagacatttctgattcttacaaacagtccctttaaagataaTCTCCATGAATGAACGCCAAtgtatgatttttgaagtgtgaatgcaatcagcagaagtaaaaagctaacgttgggctataaacgaactacaccacggtcagaCGAGGCGGCATGATTACGTTTAGTAGCCTCTGATGTGATTCTGATTTACTGATATGTTTTATATC containing:
- the arfrp1 gene encoding ADP-ribosylation factor-related protein 1, with amino-acid sequence MYTLLSGLYKYMFQKDEYCVLILGLDNAGKTTFLEQTKTKFSKNYKGMNLSKITTTVGLNIGTIDVGKARLMFWDLGGQDELQSLWDKYYAESHGVIYVIDSTDEERLSESKEAFEKMISSETLEGVPLLVLANKQDVPDCLSVSDIKTAFSDSAPKIGKRDCLVQPCTALTGDGVNEGIDWMVKCVVRNIHRPPRQKDIT